The Sphingomonas carotinifaciens genomic sequence AGGCGCAGAGGTGTCTCGTGCGCGCAAGCGCACCCCCATCATCACGACCCGACGATGTAGCGGTATGATTGCCCTCGGTGGAACACCTCCGCGCCCCCGCGCGAAAACCTTCTCTCAAGCCCGAGAAGAATCAGGCCGCCATCCGCAATTCCAGCCGCCCCCAGATCTCCACCAGTGCATCGGTCAGTTCGCGCATCATCGCCGGCGTATGCGCCGGCCCGGGGGTGAAGCGCAGCCGCTCGGTGCCGCGCGGCACGGTCGGATAATTGATCGGCTGCACATAGACGCCGTATTCGGCCAGCAGGATATCGCTGATCTTCTTGGCCTTGACCGGATCGCCCACCATCACCGGCACGATATGCGTGTCGCCCAGCATCACCGGCAGGCCGGCCTCGCGCATCATCGCCTTCAGCATCCGGGCGGATGCCTGCTGCCCCTCGCGCTCGACGCTGGAGGATTTCAGGTGCCGCACGCTGGCCAGCACGCCCGCAACCAGCACCGGCGACAGCGAGGTCGTGAAGATGAACCCCGGCGCATAGGAGCGGATCACGTCCACGATCATCCGGTCCGCCGCGATATATCCGCCCATCACCCCGAACGCCTTGCCCAGCGTTCCCTCGATGATGGTCAGCCGGTCCGCCACCTCGTCACGCTCGGAAATGCCGCCGCCGCGCGCGCCGTACATGCCCACCGCATGCACCTCGTCCAGATAGGTCAGCGCGTTGTACCGGTCCGCCAGGTCGCAGATCGCCGCAATCGGGGCGACATCGCCCTCCATCGAATAGACGCTCTCGAACGCGATCAGCTTGGGGACCGACGGATCCGCCTCGCGCAGCAATTCTTCCAGATGCGCCACGTCATTGTGGCGGAACACCCGCTTCTCGCACCCCGAATTGCGGATGCCCGCGATCATCGATGCGTGGTTCAGCTCGTCCGAAAAGATGATGCAGCCCGGCAGGATCTTGGCGATCGTCGCCAGCGTCGCCTCGTTCGAGACATAGCCGCTGGTGAACAGAAGCGCGGCCTCCTTGCCGTGCAGGTCGGCCAGCTCGCCTTCCAGATCGACATGGTAATGGGTGTTGCCGCCGATGTTGCGCGTGCCGCCCGAGCCTGCGCCGACATCGTGCAGCGCTTCCTCCATCGCGGCGATCACCTTGGGGTGCTGCCCCATCGCCAGATAGTCGTTGGAACACCACACCGTGATCGGCTTGGGCCCGTTATGCCCGGCAAAGCAGCGCGCATTGGGGAACGCGCCCTTGTTGCGCAGGATGTCGATAAAGACGCGGTAGCGGCCCTCGGCGTGCAGCCGGTCGATTGCCTGGGTAAAAACGCGCGAATAGTCCACGCGCACGTCCGTGCCGTCGATGCTCATGAACCGACATGTAAGCGACGCCGGTTAACAAGGCCAGCGGATAGACCCGCCCACAGTGATCGAGCCGCCCCGAATCGCATGGACAAATTGTCCCAAGGGGTCGTTTGAAACGCGCCGGGGCGCGTTTGACGGCGCCAGCCCGCTCCCCCACCCGGCCACCCACACAGTATCCTTGATGGGTGGCCGGGTGGGGGAGCGGGCTGGCACCGCCTTGAAACTCGCTCTTTCGCGAGTTTTCAACAAGGCGCCGTTACAGCGCCTCCACCACGGGAAAACCACGGGTCGCCAGCGTCGCCGCGATCGCCCGCTCGCGCGCCCCGAGTCGGGTGAACACCAGCCGTCCCGCCACCGGCGCCTCCGGCCAGTCCTGCCTGTCCGTCAGATAGGCGATCCGCCGCGCGATTCCCGGCCCGCCATCCACGAAGCGCACCCCCGCCGGCGCCACCGCCGCCATGTCCCCTTCCAGCAGCGGGAAGTGCGTGCAGGCATTGACGATCACATCGATCCGCTCGCCGCCGGGCTGCCCGAACAAGCCCTGCAACTCGCCCGCCACCGCTTCGGGGGACGGCGCCACGCCCGCCAGCGCCCCCTCCGCCAGCATCACCAGCGCCGCCGATCCATGGCGCAGCACCGTGCAGTCGCCCGCAAAGCGCGCCGCCAGATCGTCGACATAGGGCTGGCGCACCGTCGCCTCGGTGCCCAGCACGCCGATGACGCGGCTTTCGCTCATCGCCGCGGCCGGCTTGATCGCCGGCACCGTCCCCACCACGGGCACGTCGAGCGCGGCGCGCACCGCGGGGAGCGCGATGGTGGACGCGGTGTTGCACGCGATCACCACCAGCCGCGGGCGATACCGCTCCACCAGCCGCCCCAGCAGCGCGGGCACGCGCGCCGCGATTTCCGCCTCGCTTTTCGTCCCGTACGGAAAGCCCGCCGAATCCGCCGCATAGACGATCGGCGCACGCGGCAGCAGCTCGGTCGTCGGCGCCACCACCGACAATCCGCCCACACCGGAATCGAAGAACAGGATCGGCCGCGCGTCGCTCATGGCCGCCGCTCCTACCGGCTCGCGCGCCCGCCCGGCAAGATCGCCGCCATTCTGATGGAGGTTGTTGGACAGCGCCGACCGCCCCCCTTATGCTCCGGCATCGGAAGAGAGGTATCGTTGCCAACCGAAATCGTCTGGGCTCCGCCCGTGCTGGCCTTGCTGTTCGGCTACCTGCTGGGGTCGATCCCCTTTGGAATCATCCTCACGCGGCTCGCCGGCGCGGGCGACCTGCGCCAGATAGGATCGGGCAATATCGGCGCCACCAACGTGCTGCGCACCGGCCGCAAGGGGCTGGCCGCCGCCACGCTGCTGCTCGATCTCGTCAAGGGGTTCGCGGCCGTCGCGATCGTCGCGCATGTCTCGCCCGGTGACGCGCCGCTCGCCGCCGCCGCCGCGTTCATCGGCCATTGCTATCCGGTCTGGCTGCGCTTTCGCGGGGGCAAGGGCGTGGCGACGCTGATGGGCGTCGTGCTCGCGCTCCACTGGCCGATCGGCCTCGTCTTCGCCTGTGTCTGGCTCGGCCTGCTCGCCACGCTGCGCATCTCCGCGGTGGCCGGCATGGCGGCGGCGATCAGCGCGCCGGTCGCGGCCGCCATCTTCGGTCGCTTCGATCTGGTCATGCTGCTGATCGCGCTCGCGCTCATCGTCGTGTGGAAGCACGGCGCCAATATCGAGCGCCTGCTCGCCGGAACGGAGCCGCGCATCGGCCGCCGCGCGCGTGGCTGACGAGGTCGGGGCCCGCCTTCGCCTCATCCGCACCGCCGGCATCGGCCCGGTCACCTATGCGCAGCTGATCGCCCGCTTCGGCACCGCGCAGGCCGCGCTCGACGCGCTTCCCACCCTTGCCCGCCGCGGCGGGGGTGCCGCCCCCGCCCCGCCCCCGCTGGCGCAGGTCGAGCGCGAGATCGCGGAGGTCCACCGGCTCGGCGCGCGCCACCTCTTCCTCGGCGACCCAGATTATCCGCGCCTGCTCGCCCATATCGACACCGCGCCGCCCGCGCTCATCGTCCGCGGCGACCTGTCGCTCGCGCGCCGCCCCTGCGTCGCGATCGTCGGCGCGCGCAACGCGTCGGCCGCCGCCTGCCGCTTCGCGCGCCAACTGGCGCTCGCCCTGGGGCAGGAGGGTGTCACGATCGTCTCCGGCCTCGCCCGCGGCATCGACACCGCCGCTCATGCCGGCAGCATCGACACCGGCACCGTGGGTGTCATCGCCAGCGGCATCGACATCGCCTTCCCGCCCGAAAATGCCGACCTGCAACAGGCGGTTGCCACCCGCGGGCTCCTTCTGGCCGAACAGCCCCCCGGCACCGAGCCGCGCGCCCGCCACTTCCCCTCGCGCAACCGCATCATCGCCGGCCTCGCCACCGGCACCGTCGTCGTGGAGGCCGCGCCGAAGTCCGGCTCGCTCATCACTGCCCGCCTCGCTACCGAGATGGGCCGCGACGTCATGGCCGTCCCCGGCAGCCCCCTCGACCCCCGCGCGCAAGGCTGCAACCTCCTGATCCGCGACGGCGCCATCCTCATCCAGTCCGCCGCCGACATCCTCGAACAGATCCGCCCCCTCGACCCCCGCATGGTGGAGGCACCCACCAGCCGCTACACCGGCCCGCCCCCGCAGGACGCCAGCGACGCCGACCGCCGCGCCGTCACCGCGCTGCTCGGCCCCGTCCCCGTCGCGATCGACGAACTCATCCGCCAGGCGAACGCGGCCCCCGCCATCGTCCAGACGGTGCTGCTCGAACTGGAACTCGCCGGCCGCCTGGAACGCCACGCCGGCGCCCGCGTCAGCCTGCAACTCTAAAACGCCCTCTCCCCAAGGGGGGAGAGGGCAACTCCTCAATGCCCCCCGGCGCGCGAAAAGGCGTTCATCACCACCACCCCGGCGATGATCAGCGCCATGCCGATCATCGCCGGCGCATCCAGCTTCTGCCCCTGGAACACCCACGCCACCGCCGAGATCAGCACGATCCCCACCCCCGACCAGATCGCATAGGCGATGCCCGTCGGGATCGTCTTCAGCGTCAGCGACAGGAAGTAAAAGGCGATCGCATAGCCCAAGGCCGTCACCAGCGACGGCACCGGCCGGGTAAATCCTTCCGACAGCTTCATGAAGGAAGTGCCGGTCACCTCCGCCAGGATCGCGATGAACAGGTAAAGATACGCCATGCCGGGGACGCTAACGATCCCCGCCACATCTGTCATGCCCCGCACCGGATCGATCGGCGCTGTCCTACACGCCCCGCTTCATCTTATATGGTGCGCATGAAACGAACCCGGTCCGCACTACCCCTCTTCGTCCGGGCCGCTCCCGCCGCGATCGGAAGTGGACACGGGCGGGGGGACGTAGTGTCCACTTCCGCGTGGTGCCTGTCCGGTCATGGCGGGAACCGCCCGCGCCGCCACGACTTGACGCCACCGTCTCCCCCTCCCCATCCTCGCGCGTACACGTAAGGACACCACGCCCCGCTTATGCAGCTCGTCATCGTCGAATCCCCCGCCAAGGCGAAAACCATCGAGAAATATCTCGGCGGCGATTACCGCGTCCTCGCCAGCTATGGTCACGTCCGCGACCTGCCGCCCAAGGACGGCTCGGTGAACCCCGATGAAGGGTTCGCGATGGAATGGGAAAATTACGCCGACAAGGCCAAGCAGCTCAAGGCGATCGCCGACGAGGCGAAGAAGGCCGACCGCCTGATCCTCGCCACCGACCCGGATCGCGAGGGCGAGGCGATTTCGTGGCACGTGCGCGAGGTGCTGAAGAACCGCAAGGCGCTGCCCAAGGCGGTGGAGCGCGTCACCTTCAACGCGATCACCAAGCCCGCGATCCTGCACGCGATGCAGAATCCGCGCGAACTCGATACCGACCTGATCGACGCCTATCGCGCCCGCCGCGCGCTCGATTATCTGGTCGGCTTCACCCTGTCGCCGGTGCTGTGGCGCAAGCTGCCCGGCGCCAAGTCGGCGGGCCGCGTCCAGTCGGTGGCGCTGCGCCTGATCGTCGGGCGCGAGCGCGAGATCGAGGCGTTCCGCCCCCAGGAATACTGGTCCGTCACCGCCGAGATGGAGCAGGACGGCACCCCCTTCACCGCGCGGCTGGTCCAGTGGGAGGGCAGGAAGCTCGACCGCCTGTCGATCGGCAATGAAGGCGACGCCACCCGCGCGAAGGCCGATGTCGAGGCGGGCCGCTTCTCCGTCCAGTCGGTCGAGACCAAGCCCGCGACGCGCAACCCGCCGCCGCCCTTCACCACCTCGACGCTCCAGCAGGAGGCGGCGCGCAAGCTCGGCTTCTCCGCCGACCACACGATGCGGATCGCGCAACAACTCTATGAGGACGGCGCGATCACCTATATGCGTACCGACGGCGTGCAGATGGACGGCAGCGCCATCTCGGCCGCGCGCAAGGCCGTCGCCGAGCGCTACGACGCCAGCTATGTGCCGGACAAGCCCCGCCAATATCAGTCCAAGGCGAAGAACGCACAGGAAGCGCACGAGGCGATCCGCCCCACCGACTTCTCCCGCGACCGGGCCGGCTCGGGCGATCATGGCCGCCTGTACGACCTGATCTGGAAGCGCGCGCTCGCCAGCCAGATGGCGTCGGCCCGGATGGAGCGCACCACCATCGACATGGCCGACGGCACCGGCCGCCACGTGCTGCGCGCGACCGGACAGGTCGTGCTCTTCCCCGGCTATCTCGCGCTCTACGAAGAGGGTCAGGACGATGCCGCGGACGAGGAATCGCGCCGCCTGCCCCGCCTGCGCGACGGCGATGCGCCCGCGAAGAAGGACGTAAAGGCCGAGCAGCATTTCACCCAGCCGCCGCCCCGCTTCTCGGAAGCCTCGCTGGTCAAGCGCATGGAGGAACTCGGCATCGGCCGCCCCTCCACCTATGCCTCGATCATCAAGACGCTGAAGGAACGCGCCTATGTGCGCGTCGAGAAGAACCGCTTCTTCGCGGAAGAAAGCGGCCGGCTGGTGACCGCCTTCCTTGAACGCTTTTTCGAGCGTTATGTCGGCTTCGACTATACCGCCGAACTTGAAGAGGAACTCGACGACGTCTCGGGCGGCCGCGCGCAGTGGCAGGCGGTGCTGGAAGCGTTCTGGCGCGACTTCAAGCCGCGCACCAACGAGGTGATGGAGCAGCAGCCCTCGGCGATCACCGCCGAATTGGACCAGTTCCTCGCCCCCTACCTCTTTCCGGAAAAGGCGGACGGCTCGGACCCGCGTCTCTGCCCCAATTGCGGCGAGGGCAAGCTGGCGCTGCGCGGCGGCCGCTTCGGCGCGTTCATCGCCTGCTCCAACTATCCCGAATGCAAATACACCCGCCGCTTCGCGCAAGGGGGCGAGGCGGCCGGTGAGGACACCGGCCCCGAGACGCTGGGCAAGGACCCCGAAACCGGCCTGCCGGTGGAGCGTAAGTCCGGCCGCTTCGGCCCCTATATCCAGCTCGGCGAGGGCAAGGAGGCCAAGCGCGCCTCCATCCCCAAGGATGTCGATCTCGATCTGGAATGGGCGCTGAAGCTGCTCAGCTTGCCGCGCACCATCGGCAACCACCCGGAAACGGGCGAGCCGATCACCGCCTCGATCGGCCGCTATGGCCCTTATTTGGCGCACAGCGGCAAATATGCCCGGCTTCAGTCCACCGCCGAGGTGTTCGAAACCGGCATGAACGCCGCCGTCGCCAAGCTGGCGGATGCCGCGGCCGGTGGCGGTCGCCCCGCCCGCGGCGCCGCGCGCGAGCCGGTGAAGATCCTAGGCAAGCATCCCCGCACCGAGGCCGAGATCAAGCTGATGGAGGGCCGCTACGGTCCTTACGTCACCGACGGCGAAACCAACGCGACGATCCCCAAGACCGTCGACAAGGACCAGCTGACGCTGGAGGAAGCCGCCCAGCTGATCGACGCCCGCGCCGCCGCCGCGCCGCCCAAGAAGAAAAAGGCCGCGCCGAAAAAGGCTGCGGCCAAGAAGACGGCGGAGAAGAAGCCGGCAGCCAAGAAACCAGCGGCAAAGAAAACGGCCGCCAAGCCCGCCACCGCGGAAGAAGATCCCCCCTTCTAACCTCAAATGCCCTCTCCCCTCCGGGGAGAGGGAAGGGGCCCGCTGCCGAAGGCAGTGGGAAGGGTGAGGGGCAGACCAGCAGTGCAGCGCTGCCTGGCAGCCCCTCACCCTCCCACCGCTCGCGCGGCGGGCCCCTCCCTCTCCCCGGAGGGGAGAGGGTGCCGAACCCCCACCAACACCCCCCTACCCCACAATCTCCGCCACCCCCGCGCCGGCCTGCCGCTCGAACAACCGCCGATACCGCCCGTCCTCGGCGGCGATCAGCGTCTCATGCGGCCCGTCCTCGACGATCCGCCCGTGGTCGAACACCAGAATGCGGTCCAGCGCCCTGACGGTCGACAGCCGGTGTGCGATCACGATCGCGGTGCGCCCCACCATCAGCCGCTCCATCGCCTGCTGGATCGCCGCCTCGCTTTCCGAATCCAGGCTCGACGTCGCCTCGTCCAGCACCAGGATCGGCGCATCCGCCAGAAAGGCGCGGGCGATCGCCACCCGCTGCCGCTCGCCGCCCGACAGCTTCACCCCGCGCTCGCCGACCGGCGTCCGGTATCCCTTGGGCAGCCGCATGATGAAGTCGTGCGCGTTGGCCAGCCGCGCCGCCTCCTCGATCTCGGCCATGCTCGCCTCCGGCCGGCCGTAACCGATATTCTCCGCCAGCGTCCGGTGGAACAGCACCGGCTCCTGCGGCACGATCGCCACTTGGCCGCGCAGCGACCTTTGCGTGGCGTGCGCGATATCCTGCCCGTCGATGGTGATGCGCCCCGCATCCACGTCGTACAATCGCTGGATCAGCTTGACGAAGCTGGTCTTGCCCGATCCCGACGGCCCCACCAGCCCGACGCGCTGCCCCGCCGGGATCGCCACGTCCAGCGCGGCATAGAGCGGCCTGTCCTGCCCGGCATAGCGGAACGTCACCCCCTCGAACCGGATCGCGCCGTCGCTCACCCGGATCGGCTGCGCACCCGCCCGGTCGGCAACGCCTGCGGGCTCGTCATGGAGCTGCACCAGTTCCTCCATCTCGTTCACCGACCGTTGCAACTGATGGATGTGCTGGCCGATGTCGCGCAGATAGCCGTTCAGCACCAGATAGCTGGTCAGCACATAGGCGACGTCGCCCGCGCTCGCCCGGCCCTGCCCCCACAGCCACAGCGCCACGCCCGTCACCGCGACGCGGATCACCCACAGCAGCGCCAGCTGCCCCGATCCCGCCCAGGTGAACGCCATCCAGGTCCGGCGCGTCCGCCGCCGCCATTTGGCGACGGTGTGTGCCAGCCGTTCCTCCTCGCGCGCCTCGCCGCCAAAGGCCTTGACCACCGCATTGGTGCCGATCGCATCAGCCAGCACGCCGCCGATCCGCGTATCCCACTGGTTCGACAGCCGCGCGATCGGCGCCAGCACCCGCGTCGCCAATCCGACCGTCAGCGCGATATAGGCGACCGCGCCCACCCCCATCACCGCACCCAGCACCGGCCAGTGCAGCCCCAGCAGCAGCACCGTTCCCGCCAGCACCGTCACCGAGGGGAGCAGCGACAGGAGCAGCACGTCGTTCAGCGTATCCAGCGCCCACATGCCGCGCGTGATCCGCCGCACCGTCGACCCCGAAAACGCATTGGCATGCCAGTCGCTCGACAGCCGCTGGACGCGCGCAAACGCTTCCACCGTCACGTCGCGCATCATGTTCAGCGTCAGGGGCGTGATCGCCCACCATCCCAGATGACGGAAAACGACCATCGCCCCGCCCAGCGCGACGATCGCGGCAAAGGCCGACATCGCCGCCCCCCGCGCCCCCTGCCCCACCGCATCGATCATCCGCCCGGCGAACAGCGGCACGAATATCTCGGTCAGCGTGCCCAGCATCATCGCCAGCGCACATGCCGCCGCCAGCCGCGGCGCCCGCCGCCACAATGCAAAGGTGAACCCCAGCACGCGCCGCAACACCGACGCGCGCGGAAACAGGTCATCGTCTTCATCGGTCATGATAATTCCGCACCCATCGGCGCGGTCCCTGGATCAGCGGAACGGAATGGCGGCGCGCGCGCGAGCCGCAGGCGTCAGGGGTGTGCGAAACACCCGCCGCGTCGAACGCCGGGCATGGACGGATACGGATTGGTCATCGTCGCCCTCCTTCGCGCTGATCGAGTCCGGGCCCGCCTTTAGCAGATCGCCGCCACCGCGCCTAGAACCAGGCCCGCACCCCCAGCGCGAGCGCAAAGCCGCCCGTGCCGCCGCCATCGCTGCGCGCATACCGCGCCGTCGCCCCGTAACGCCGCTCCCACGACACCCCGACATAGGGCGCGAACTCGCGCGCGATCTCGTAGCGAAGGCGCAGGCCCGCTTCCGCGCTCGACAGCCCGGCGCCGATCCGGCTGGCGGGCACGTCCTGCGCCGCCAGGTTGAACTCCACCCGCGGCTGCGCGATCAGCCGCTGCGTGATCCGCTGGTCCACCCACGCCTCGCCCCGCGCCAGCACGTCGCCCCGATCGGACAGGAACAGCGCGCCCTCTACATCGAACCAATAGGGCGCCAGCCCCTCGACCCCCAGCACCGCATAGGTCCGCCGTGCCCCCGCGCCGACATCCTGCCGCACGCCCGCCTGCAGGTTCCAGTATGGATCGACCGCGCGCGCATACAGCGCCTGCACCTCGGCCGCATCGACGCGGCGCCCGAAGTCCCCCTCGCCCTCGCTCTTCACCACCAGCCGGTGGATATCCCCACCGAACCAGCCCTCGCCGTCCCAGCGATAGCCGTCGCGGCCGTTCCGCACCTGCACTTCGGCGATGTTCAGGATCACCTGATGCATCGCCATGCCGCCATGCTCGCGCCGCATCTGCCGCTCCGCCCGCGCCA encodes the following:
- the murI gene encoding glutamate racemase; the encoded protein is MSDARPILFFDSGVGGLSVVAPTTELLPRAPIVYAADSAGFPYGTKSEAEIAARVPALLGRLVERYRPRLVVIACNTASTIALPAVRAALDVPVVGTVPAIKPAAAMSESRVIGVLGTEATVRQPYVDDLAARFAGDCTVLRHGSAALVMLAEGALAGVAPSPEAVAGELQGLFGQPGGERIDVIVNACTHFPLLEGDMAAVAPAGVRFVDGGPGIARRIAYLTDRQDWPEAPVAGRLVFTRLGARERAIAATLATRGFPVVEAL
- the topA gene encoding type I DNA topoisomerase translates to MQLVIVESPAKAKTIEKYLGGDYRVLASYGHVRDLPPKDGSVNPDEGFAMEWENYADKAKQLKAIADEAKKADRLILATDPDREGEAISWHVREVLKNRKALPKAVERVTFNAITKPAILHAMQNPRELDTDLIDAYRARRALDYLVGFTLSPVLWRKLPGAKSAGRVQSVALRLIVGREREIEAFRPQEYWSVTAEMEQDGTPFTARLVQWEGRKLDRLSIGNEGDATRAKADVEAGRFSVQSVETKPATRNPPPPFTTSTLQQEAARKLGFSADHTMRIAQQLYEDGAITYMRTDGVQMDGSAISAARKAVAERYDASYVPDKPRQYQSKAKNAQEAHEAIRPTDFSRDRAGSGDHGRLYDLIWKRALASQMASARMERTTIDMADGTGRHVLRATGQVVLFPGYLALYEEGQDDAADEESRRLPRLRDGDAPAKKDVKAEQHFTQPPPRFSEASLVKRMEELGIGRPSTYASIIKTLKERAYVRVEKNRFFAEESGRLVTAFLERFFERYVGFDYTAELEEELDDVSGGRAQWQAVLEAFWRDFKPRTNEVMEQQPSAITAELDQFLAPYLFPEKADGSDPRLCPNCGEGKLALRGGRFGAFIACSNYPECKYTRRFAQGGEAAGEDTGPETLGKDPETGLPVERKSGRFGPYIQLGEGKEAKRASIPKDVDLDLEWALKLLSLPRTIGNHPETGEPITASIGRYGPYLAHSGKYARLQSTAEVFETGMNAAVAKLADAAAGGGRPARGAAREPVKILGKHPRTEAEIKLMEGRYGPYVTDGETNATIPKTVDKDQLTLEEAAQLIDARAAAAPPKKKKAAPKKAAAKKTAEKKPAAKKPAAKKTAAKPATAEEDPPF
- the hemA gene encoding 5-aminolevulinate synthase — its product is MSIDGTDVRVDYSRVFTQAIDRLHAEGRYRVFIDILRNKGAFPNARCFAGHNGPKPITVWCSNDYLAMGQHPKVIAAMEEALHDVGAGSGGTRNIGGNTHYHVDLEGELADLHGKEAALLFTSGYVSNEATLATIAKILPGCIIFSDELNHASMIAGIRNSGCEKRVFRHNDVAHLEELLREADPSVPKLIAFESVYSMEGDVAPIAAICDLADRYNALTYLDEVHAVGMYGARGGGISERDEVADRLTIIEGTLGKAFGVMGGYIAADRMIVDVIRSYAPGFIFTTSLSPVLVAGVLASVRHLKSSSVEREGQQASARMLKAMMREAGLPVMLGDTHIVPVMVGDPVKAKKISDILLAEYGVYVQPINYPTVPRGTERLRFTPGPAHTPAMMRELTDALVEIWGRLELRMAA
- a CDS encoding copper resistance protein B, which produces MSLVLLGLLMAVPQDCPPEHAAMGHCKAAPATPAPAATEPCSPEHAAMGHCRAAPAVPAPPAAPCAPEHAAMGHCTPAPVRSGGHGAMDHGAMGHGASVEAPPVVGDAPPPPVPTTRAADAFYDPVAMARAERQMRREHGGMAMHQVILNIAEVQVRNGRDGYRWDGEGWFGGDIHRLVVKSEGEGDFGRRVDAAEVQALYARAVDPYWNLQAGVRQDVGAGARRTYAVLGVEGLAPYWFDVEGALFLSDRGDVLARGEAWVDQRITQRLIAQPRVEFNLAAQDVPASRIGAGLSSAEAGLRLRYEIAREFAPYVGVSWERRYGATARYARSDGGGTGGFALALGVRAWF
- the plsY gene encoding glycerol-3-phosphate 1-O-acyltransferase PlsY codes for the protein MPTEIVWAPPVLALLFGYLLGSIPFGIILTRLAGAGDLRQIGSGNIGATNVLRTGRKGLAAATLLLDLVKGFAAVAIVAHVSPGDAPLAAAAAFIGHCYPVWLRFRGGKGVATLMGVVLALHWPIGLVFACVWLGLLATLRISAVAGMAAAISAPVAAAIFGRFDLVMLLIALALIVVWKHGANIERLLAGTEPRIGRRARG
- a CDS encoding DMT family transporter, producing the protein MAYLYLFIAILAEVTGTSFMKLSEGFTRPVPSLVTALGYAIAFYFLSLTLKTIPTGIAYAIWSGVGIVLISAVAWVFQGQKLDAPAMIGMALIIAGVVVMNAFSRAGGH
- the dprA gene encoding DNA-processing protein DprA, with product MADEVGARLRLIRTAGIGPVTYAQLIARFGTAQAALDALPTLARRGGGAAPAPPPLAQVEREIAEVHRLGARHLFLGDPDYPRLLAHIDTAPPALIVRGDLSLARRPCVAIVGARNASAAACRFARQLALALGQEGVTIVSGLARGIDTAAHAGSIDTGTVGVIASGIDIAFPPENADLQQAVATRGLLLAEQPPGTEPRARHFPSRNRIIAGLATGTVVVEAAPKSGSLITARLATEMGRDVMAVPGSPLDPRAQGCNLLIRDGAILIQSAADILEQIRPLDPRMVEAPTSRYTGPPPQDASDADRRAVTALLGPVPVAIDELIRQANAAPAIVQTVLLELELAGRLERHAGARVSLQL
- a CDS encoding ABC transporter ATP-binding protein, which produces MTDEDDDLFPRASVLRRVLGFTFALWRRAPRLAAACALAMMLGTLTEIFVPLFAGRMIDAVGQGARGAAMSAFAAIVALGGAMVVFRHLGWWAITPLTLNMMRDVTVEAFARVQRLSSDWHANAFSGSTVRRITRGMWALDTLNDVLLLSLLPSVTVLAGTVLLLGLHWPVLGAVMGVGAVAYIALTVGLATRVLAPIARLSNQWDTRIGGVLADAIGTNAVVKAFGGEAREEERLAHTVAKWRRRTRRTWMAFTWAGSGQLALLWVIRVAVTGVALWLWGQGRASAGDVAYVLTSYLVLNGYLRDIGQHIHQLQRSVNEMEELVQLHDEPAGVADRAGAQPIRVSDGAIRFEGVTFRYAGQDRPLYAALDVAIPAGQRVGLVGPSGSGKTSFVKLIQRLYDVDAGRITIDGQDIAHATQRSLRGQVAIVPQEPVLFHRTLAENIGYGRPEASMAEIEEAARLANAHDFIMRLPKGYRTPVGERGVKLSGGERQRVAIARAFLADAPILVLDEATSSLDSESEAAIQQAMERLMVGRTAIVIAHRLSTVRALDRILVFDHGRIVEDGPHETLIAAEDGRYRRLFERQAGAGVAEIVG